The sequence AAGATTTTCGAGCCGTTGCAGACGCAGTGGAAAAAGGGTTACGGCCTCGGCCTGGCTTTCTGCCGTAACGCCATTGCGGAACACGGGGGGAATCTCACCGTCGGGAGGCGCGAGGGGGGCGGAGGGGAATTCAGGATCGAGATCCCCGTCGTAAGGGGGAAAGAAGGAGGTTAGCCCAGGTCAGTCAAAAGCGATGAAAGTTCCTTCACGGATACCGTATACTCCGTCCGGCAGAAACGGCACTCGACCTTCGCGGCCTCTCCTTTTCCGATCAGTTCGTCGATTTCGGATTTACCGAGCGCGGCGATTGCGTCCAGCACACGGTCTTTCGTGCACGGGCAGCGGAACCGGACTTCCTTGTCTTCGAGAACGTCGACCGGCAGACCTGCCGCCTCTTCCATTATTTCGCGCGGTCCCATGCCTT comes from Deltaproteobacteria bacterium and encodes:
- a CDS encoding HAMP domain-containing histidine kinase; its protein translation is KIFEPLQTQWKKGYGLGLAFCRNAIAEHGGNLTVGRREGGGGEFRIEIPVVRGKEGG